The following proteins are co-located in the Tolypothrix sp. NIES-4075 genome:
- a CDS encoding ATP-binding response regulator: MSDFTEKGVILIVDDTPTNLEILFDFLADARFTVLVAEDGESAIARAEYAPPDLILLDILMPGIDGFETCRRLKDNQLTKDIPVIFMTALSDTVDKVKGLNLGAVDYITKPLQHEEVLARIELHLRLRNLTKTLQEQNLQIREQAALLDITTDAILVRDFDNQICFWNKGAEHLYGWKAIEAIGKNANQLLYPLETQSQLQNLQESLPIGGSWQGELHQVTKEGKEIIVASRWTLMRDQNDQPKSILTVNTDITEKKQLEAQFLRAQRLESIGTLAGGIAHDLNNILTPILAAAQLLPLKLSDTDEQSQQMFKIIEINAKRGAALVKQVLQFARGVEDKGTIVEVNDLFSEIKQIVQQTFPKSIEFSTNIKSDLWAVVADVTHLHQVLMNLVVNARDAMPDGGNLDISAENVFIDEQYVRMNLEASVGPYIAIAVADTGIGMSPEILDRIFEPFFTTKEFGKGTGLGLSTVRGIITSHNGFVKVSSNVGRGTEFKVFLPAVQATATPLAENLELPKGNGELILVVDDEAPILETTKISLETYNYKVLTASDGIEAIAQYAQHKDKISVVLVDMMMPSMDGALTIRALQKMNSQVLIIAVSGLVASNKVMGVAQVKAFLSKPYTTKELLQTLQRLKLKEHENVAGIQATKLIPN; this comes from the coding sequence ATGAGTGATTTTACTGAAAAAGGTGTCATTTTAATCGTTGATGATACTCCGACAAATTTAGAGATATTGTTCGATTTTTTAGCCGATGCTCGATTTACAGTGTTGGTTGCAGAAGATGGGGAAAGTGCGATCGCCAGAGCGGAATATGCTCCACCCGACTTGATTTTGTTGGACATACTCATGCCGGGAATAGACGGTTTTGAAACGTGCCGCCGTCTGAAAGACAATCAATTAACAAAAGATATTCCCGTCATTTTCATGACCGCACTTTCCGATACAGTGGATAAGGTCAAAGGCTTGAATCTTGGTGCTGTGGATTATATCACAAAACCGCTTCAACATGAAGAGGTTTTAGCCCGTATCGAACTTCATCTCAGGCTGCGGAACCTAACTAAAACACTCCAAGAGCAAAATCTGCAAATCCGCGAACAAGCTGCTTTGCTTGATATCACCACAGATGCAATTTTGGTTAGAGACTTCGACAACCAAATCTGTTTTTGGAACAAAGGAGCTGAACATTTGTATGGATGGAAGGCAATAGAAGCAATTGGCAAGAATGCCAATCAGCTTCTGTATCCGCTGGAAACTCAATCTCAACTCCAAAACCTCCAAGAAAGTTTACCTATTGGTGGCTCTTGGCAGGGTGAGTTGCATCAAGTGACCAAAGAAGGCAAGGAAATAATTGTTGCTAGCCGCTGGACTTTGATGCGCGATCAAAATGACCAACCTAAATCGATTCTTACGGTCAACACCGACATTACAGAGAAAAAACAACTCGAAGCGCAGTTTCTCCGAGCGCAGCGACTGGAGAGCATTGGCACACTTGCTGGTGGCATTGCACATGACCTGAACAATATTCTGACTCCAATTCTGGCGGCAGCGCAACTGTTGCCGCTAAAACTGTCTGATACTGATGAGCAAAGTCAGCAGATGTTTAAGATTATAGAAATTAACGCTAAACGCGGGGCGGCTTTGGTCAAGCAAGTGCTACAGTTTGCACGCGGAGTTGAAGACAAGGGCACGATTGTGGAAGTGAACGATCTGTTCTCAGAAATTAAGCAGATTGTCCAACAGACATTTCCCAAATCGATTGAATTTTCCACAAATATCAAGTCAGACCTTTGGGCTGTGGTTGCCGATGTTACACATTTGCATCAGGTGCTGATGAATTTAGTCGTCAACGCTCGCGATGCCATGCCCGACGGCGGGAATTTGGATATCTCTGCGGAAAATGTGTTCATTGATGAACAGTATGTCCGCATGAATCTTGAGGCAAGTGTTGGTCCTTACATTGCGATCGCTGTTGCAGATACAGGCATCGGTATGTCCCCAGAAATATTGGATAGAATATTCGAGCCGTTTTTCACTACTAAAGAGTTTGGCAAAGGTACAGGTTTGGGTCTTTCAACCGTGAGGGGGATTATAACAAGTCATAATGGTTTTGTCAAGGTATCCAGCAACGTTGGCAGAGGAACTGAATTTAAAGTGTTCTTGCCAGCAGTGCAGGCAACAGCAACACCACTTGCAGAAAATCTCGAACTACCAAAGGGAAACGGAGAATTAATTCTCGTTGTCGATGACGAAGCCCCAATTTTAGAGACGACCAAAATCTCGTTAGAAACGTACAATTATAAAGTGTTGACAGCCAGCGATGGAATTGAGGCGATCGCCCAGTATGCCCAGCACAAAGATAAAATTAGTGTGGTCTTGGTGGATATGATGATGCCGTCGATGGACGGAGCGCTTACCATTCGCGCATTGCAAAAAATGAATTCGCAAGTCTTGATTATTGCTGTCAGCGGTTTGGTAGCCAGTAACAAAGTGATGGGGGTTGCTCAAGTCAAAGCATTTCTTTCTAAACCCTACACTACAAAGGAATTATTGCAAACTTTACAGCGATTAAAGCTGAAGGAACACGAAAATGTGGCTGGTATCCAGGCGACGAAATTAATACCCAACTAA
- a CDS encoding non-ribosomal peptide synthetase, translating to MNLTAIEETEVFVFATSFAQQRLWFLDSLAPGNPFYNVLTALRLTGRLNFTALTQTFNEVVRRHEILRTTFVMVEGQPVQIIAPSLIIPLKVIDLRNQFESQERETQARRLLSEEAERSFNLTTGPLLRLTLLQIDEAEYVLLLNLHHIVADGWSIGVLIKELGTLYKAFLEDRRCLTTSHSVSTPLPELPIQYADFAEWQREWLQGDVLETQLAYWRHQLDKISVLNLPTDRLRPAVPTYKGAKQFIQLPYYLTQALETLSHQEGVTLFMTLLAAFQTLLYRYTQQKDIAIGSPIANRSRSELEGLIGFFVNTLVLRTDFSGNPTFQELLNRVRQVTLGAYAYQDLPFEKLVEELHQERDLSCHPLFQVVFSLQNTPIEALELPGLTLSQFEFDSKTAKLDLEFHLWQDLESLKGQVVYSTDLFDNSTITRMLGHFQTLLESIVANPKQRLCHLSILTKAERHQLLIFNRNQSQIPNQKYKIGQCFNYIFEAIVAETPNAIALVFEHQQLTYRELNNQANQLAHHLQQLGVVPDVLVGICLERSLEMIIGLLGILKAGGAYLPLDPSLPQSRLNFMLEDAKVSVLLTQEKLLKHFQDFSNPIICIDEDWANITQHSQENPNSGVTSDNLAYVIYTSGSTGQPKGVLIKHRGLSNLASAQIEVFNLQPSNRILQFASLSFDASIFEIVMALRAKATLYLAKKESLLPGKALLQILREKAITHVTLPPAVLAVLPPESLPALQSIICAGEFCSQDIIKRWWSSNRRFFNAYGPTEATVWSTVAEINTLYEKPSIGRPIANTQIYILDKSLQPVPIGIPGELYIGGDGVAEGYINRPQLTAEKFIPNFFSEKKGTRLYKSGDLACYRPDGNIEFLDRIDNQVKIRGFRIELSEIETVLMMHQSVKKAVVIAKENVKSDRYLVAYIIPRVETRNVETRPVASLQNSTTSKLREFLKEKLPEYMIPAVFVVLDSLPLTPNGKLDRLALTALDTATSRSIDKTYIAPRNSTELTLAKIWGEVLNIERVGIYDNFFDLGGNSLLTVRLLEQIHKQFERNFPLSTIFLNPTIESLANYLCKETNSLSWSPLVAIQPAGSNPPFFCVHPIFGVVFPYYELAHHLGTNQPFYGLQPIGLDGETPLTHIEDMAAHYIEALRKVQPKGPYYLGGWSFGGWIAFEMAQQLQKSGDEVALLAVLDTLAPIKSNIPDFGNGFKFLFTIVARYIWSFFFDYLRLITAPSKNKIKSLIFRLPNFPKFIQWLETNLFSHFILGEAAIANSMPDESRLRILNELTIRPMLRVFYANNQAVLNYVPQVYPKRITLLRTAVQSSIAEQDLSMGWNQLSVEKTEIHTIPGNHLTMLRKPHIQILAEQLRICIEKAQNLSVG from the coding sequence ATGAATCTCACTGCTATTGAAGAAACAGAGGTTTTTGTTTTTGCCACTTCTTTCGCTCAACAACGGCTGTGGTTTCTCGACTCTCTAGCACCAGGCAATCCATTTTACAATGTGTTAACAGCACTTCGCCTGACAGGGAGGCTCAACTTCACCGCTTTAACGCAGACATTTAACGAGGTAGTACGCCGTCACGAAATTTTACGCACCACGTTTGTCATGGTAGAGGGGCAACCAGTACAAATAATAGCACCTAGCTTAATTATACCTCTTAAAGTAATAGACCTACGCAATCAATTTGAAAGCCAAGAACGCGAAACACAAGCGCGGCGACTTTTAAGCGAAGAGGCTGAACGTTCTTTCAATCTCACCACCGGACCGTTGCTGCGATTAACGCTGCTACAAATTGATGAAGCTGAATACGTGCTACTACTGAACTTGCATCACATTGTTGCCGATGGCTGGTCTATTGGAGTGCTGATTAAAGAACTGGGGACACTATATAAAGCCTTTTTAGAGGATAGGCGATGTCTGACGACAAGCCACTCCGTGTCTACGCCCCTCCCGGAACTACCCATTCAGTATGCAGATTTCGCCGAATGGCAGCGCGAATGGCTGCAAGGAGATGTGCTGGAAACCCAGTTAGCTTACTGGCGTCATCAGTTAGATAAAATCTCAGTACTAAATCTCCCTACTGACCGATTAAGACCAGCAGTTCCAACTTACAAAGGTGCGAAACAATTTATACAACTACCGTACTATTTAACTCAGGCGCTAGAGACACTTAGCCACCAAGAAGGCGTTACCTTGTTCATGACTTTGCTGGCAGCGTTTCAAACGTTGCTTTATCGCTATACGCAACAGAAGGACATTGCGATCGGATCGCCCATTGCCAATCGCAGCCGCAGCGAGCTAGAAGGGTTAATTGGCTTTTTTGTCAATACTTTGGTACTGCGTACCGATTTTTCAGGAAATCCAACGTTTCAAGAACTGTTGAATCGAGTGCGACAAGTAACTTTGGGTGCTTATGCTTATCAGGATTTGCCCTTTGAAAAGCTGGTGGAAGAACTACATCAAGAACGAGATTTAAGTTGTCATCCGTTGTTTCAGGTCGTATTTAGCCTGCAAAATACTCCCATTGAAGCGCTAGAGTTACCTGGGTTAACGCTTTCCCAATTCGAGTTTGACAGCAAAACCGCAAAGCTAGATTTGGAGTTTCACCTGTGGCAAGATTTGGAAAGCCTTAAAGGACAAGTGGTGTATAGCACCGATTTATTTGATAACAGCACTATTACCCGAATGCTGGGACATTTCCAAACGCTGCTAGAAAGCATTGTTGCTAATCCAAAACAGCGTCTTTGCCACTTGTCAATTTTAACAAAAGCAGAACGACATCAATTATTAATATTTAATCGAAATCAATCCCAAATTCCAAATCAAAAATATAAAATTGGGCAGTGTTTTAATTACATTTTTGAAGCAATTGTGGCGGAAACTCCCAATGCGATCGCACTAGTTTTTGAACACCAGCAATTAACCTACCGCGAACTGAACAACCAAGCTAACCAACTTGCACATCACCTACAACAATTAGGGGTAGTTCCTGATGTTTTAGTTGGCATTTGCCTAGAGCGTTCATTAGAAATGATAATCGGGTTGTTGGGCATTCTTAAGGCAGGTGGAGCATACTTACCTTTAGATCCAAGCCTACCTCAATCGCGTCTAAATTTCATGCTAGAGGATGCGAAAGTTTCAGTATTGCTAACACAAGAAAAGTTGCTCAAGCATTTTCAGGACTTCTCGAATCCAATTATTTGCATAGATGAAGATTGGGCAAATATTACACAACATAGCCAGGAAAACCCAAATAGCGGCGTAACATCTGATAACCTAGCTTATGTTATTTACACCTCTGGCTCAACAGGACAACCTAAAGGTGTTTTAATCAAGCACCGAGGACTTTCCAACTTGGCATCAGCTCAAATTGAAGTTTTCAACTTGCAACCGAGTAACCGCATTTTGCAATTTGCATCATTGAGTTTTGATGCTTCAATTTTTGAGATTGTTATGGCACTGCGAGCAAAAGCAACTCTTTATTTAGCAAAGAAAGAATCGCTTCTACCCGGAAAAGCTTTGCTGCAAATATTGCGCGAAAAAGCTATTACTCATGTTACCCTTCCACCTGCGGTGTTGGCAGTTTTACCTCCAGAATCGCTCCCAGCATTGCAAAGTATAATTTGTGCAGGTGAATTCTGTTCCCAGGATATTATAAAACGCTGGTGGAGTTCTAATCGGCGATTTTTTAATGCTTATGGACCGACTGAAGCAACTGTTTGGTCAACGGTTGCCGAAATTAATACTCTTTATGAAAAACCTTCTATAGGTCGTCCTATTGCTAACACTCAAATTTATATATTAGATAAGTCTTTACAACCTGTACCAATTGGAATTCCTGGTGAATTATACATCGGTGGTGATGGTGTGGCTGAAGGCTACATCAATCGTCCTCAATTAACTGCTGAAAAGTTTATTCCCAATTTTTTTAGCGAGAAAAAAGGAACGCGACTTTACAAAAGCGGTGATTTAGCTTGTTATCGACCAGATGGTAATATTGAATTTTTGGATCGCATCGATAATCAAGTCAAAATTCGTGGCTTTCGCATTGAGTTATCAGAGATTGAAACAGTGCTGATGATGCATCAAAGCGTAAAAAAAGCAGTAGTAATTGCTAAAGAGAACGTAAAGAGCGATCGCTACTTGGTGGCTTATATTATTCCCAGAGTAGAGACGCGAAATGTAGAGACGCGACCGGTCGCGTCTCTACAAAATTCAACAACCAGTAAACTACGTGAATTCTTAAAAGAAAAATTGCCAGAATACATGATACCAGCAGTGTTTGTAGTGCTGGATTCTCTGCCGCTAACGCCTAATGGTAAACTAGATCGCCTTGCACTCACAGCACTCGACACTGCAACTAGTCGCTCAATAGATAAAACCTATATTGCTCCTCGTAATTCAACCGAATTAACATTAGCAAAAATCTGGGGTGAAGTCCTTAATATTGAGCGTGTAGGTATTTACGATAACTTCTTCGACTTGGGAGGAAATTCGCTGTTAACTGTACGCTTGTTAGAGCAAATACACAAGCAATTTGAGCGCAACTTCCCTCTATCTACCATATTTTTAAATCCAACAATTGAAAGTTTAGCGAATTATCTCTGCAAAGAAACAAATTCTCTGTCTTGGTCTCCCTTGGTTGCGATTCAGCCTGCTGGTTCAAATCCGCCTTTCTTTTGCGTTCATCCAATCTTTGGTGTTGTCTTTCCTTATTACGAATTAGCTCATCATTTAGGGACGAATCAACCATTTTACGGGCTACAACCCATTGGACTTGACGGAGAAACGCCACTAACTCACATTGAGGATATGGCTGCCCATTATATTGAAGCATTGCGTAAAGTACAGCCAAAAGGACCTTATTATTTAGGAGGTTGGTCTTTCGGAGGTTGGATTGCTTTTGAGATGGCTCAACAACTGCAAAAATCTGGGGATGAAGTCGCTTTACTTGCTGTGCTTGATACTTTAGCACCAATTAAGAGCAATATACCTGACTTTGGTAATGGGTTCAAGTTTCTTTTTACTATAGTAGCGCGATATATATGGTCATTTTTCTTTGATTATTTGCGTTTAATTACTGCCCCTAGCAAAAACAAAATTAAAAGTTTAATTTTTCGTCTTCCTAATTTTCCTAAATTTATTCAATGGCTGGAGACAAATCTATTTTCACACTTTATCTTGGGAGAAGCTGCTATAGCCAACTCGATGCCTGATGAGTCCAGGTTAAGAATTTTAAACGAGTTAACAATTCGTCCCATGCTTCGTGTATTTTATGCTAATAATCAAGCAGTTCTCAACTACGTTCCCCAGGTGTACCCGAAGCGAATTACTCTTTTAAGAACAGCCGTTCAGTCAAGCATTGCCGAGCAAGATTTGAGTATGGGTTGGAATCAGCTATCTGTTGAAAAAACAGAAATTCATACTATTCCTGGTAATCACCTCACCATGCTGAGAAAACCCCATATTCAAATTCTCGCCGAACAGTTAAGAATCTGTATTGAAAAAGCACAAAATTTATCTGTAGGTTAA
- a CDS encoding Uma2 family endonuclease produces MTSAAIAIPTKESPLLFEGMTWREFKAIEQLLDRPGYRLSFLDGVLEIRKMPGEPHETVKERLGALLELYLLMAGFDFTPTGSMTLESESGAVKREADKSYKLAPGRVRPDLAIEVVFTSGGINKLEAYKRLLIPEVWFWEDGVLEVYHLRKEGNTLHYEKVSSSEEVKGIDLDLLLRCINMVNHVDAIKTFGQALQE; encoded by the coding sequence ATGACCTCAGCAGCGATCGCTATACCCACAAAGGAATCACCCCTTTTGTTTGAGGGAATGACCTGGAGAGAATTCAAAGCCATTGAGCAGTTATTAGACCGTCCAGGATATCGGCTGTCTTTCCTAGATGGTGTTTTGGAGATCCGAAAAATGCCTGGAGAACCCCACGAAACCGTTAAAGAAAGACTCGGCGCGTTATTGGAACTTTACCTGCTGATGGCAGGATTTGACTTTACGCCAACAGGGTCAATGACCTTGGAAAGTGAATCGGGTGCTGTCAAGCGAGAAGCAGATAAATCATATAAACTCGCTCCAGGTCGAGTGCGTCCCGATTTGGCGATCGAGGTGGTGTTTACCAGTGGCGGAATTAACAAACTAGAGGCATACAAGCGGCTCTTGATTCCGGAAGTGTGGTTCTGGGAAGATGGTGTGCTAGAAGTGTATCACCTGCGGAAAGAGGGCAACACACTCCACTATGAAAAGGTTTCCAGTAGTGAGGAGGTCAAAGGGATCGATCTGGATTTGTTGTTACGCTGCATTAATATGGTGAATCATGTTGATGCCATCAAGACTTTTGGGCAAGCGCTTCAAGAATAG